In a single window of the Longimicrobium sp. genome:
- a CDS encoding HNH endonuclease, producing the protein MASAVFDLERAVRIVAAYSDGPETTTFVTVGAQFGISGERVRQIMEKYEEVAGTKVLRRERRSRHAPAAPPAPKPSAAQALLSRAKLTTCGCWEWTGPKTPAGAPVFTRVKGQQHAHRAAFVLWCGPIPARAYVAQTCRNKLCINPSHLVALPRKEAIRLHPNWDAERNTWRTGRERLTHCRNGHEFTVENTRWVTHGTAAAGGGTMTVTTRLCAVCARQRGRRHAGTHPRPRKPLPPLPADLGEQELERQIRAIVRVSPASDRAPELWREVEARIGHTGLQVISTPVRVLVRCAALPNETWAAYARRTAGHGEYEEWFVARMLADPRIQKVLRRAGSVFIISDQWPGHHEHTDDRAA; encoded by the coding sequence GTGGCTTCGGCGGTTTTCGACCTGGAGCGCGCCGTCCGGATCGTCGCAGCGTACAGCGATGGTCCCGAGACGACCACGTTTGTCACCGTTGGGGCGCAGTTCGGGATCAGTGGCGAGCGGGTCCGGCAGATCATGGAGAAATACGAGGAGGTGGCTGGCACGAAGGTCCTGCGGCGCGAACGACGGAGCAGGCATGCACCGGCCGCTCCGCCCGCTCCGAAACCCTCGGCTGCCCAGGCACTGCTCAGCCGGGCGAAGCTGACCACGTGCGGGTGCTGGGAATGGACGGGGCCGAAGACGCCCGCCGGCGCTCCCGTCTTCACGCGAGTCAAGGGGCAGCAGCACGCGCACAGGGCCGCGTTCGTCCTGTGGTGCGGTCCGATCCCGGCCAGGGCCTACGTTGCGCAGACCTGCCGCAACAAACTGTGCATCAACCCGTCGCACCTCGTGGCGCTTCCCCGGAAGGAGGCAATTCGCCTTCACCCGAACTGGGACGCCGAGCGCAACACCTGGCGCACGGGGCGCGAGCGCCTGACACACTGCAGGAACGGCCACGAGTTCACGGTCGAAAACACACGGTGGGTCACCCACGGGACGGCGGCAGCAGGCGGGGGCACTATGACTGTAACGACACGGCTGTGCGCGGTCTGCGCCCGCCAGCGCGGACGTCGGCACGCCGGGACACACCCGCGCCCCCGCAAGCCGCTCCCACCGCTGCCGGCTGATCTAGGGGAGCAGGAACTGGAACGGCAGATCAGGGCAATCGTCCGCGTTTCGCCCGCTTCAGATCGCGCTCCTGAACTCTGGCGCGAGGTCGAGGCCAGGATCGGCCACACCGGGCTGCAGGTGATCTCGACGCCGGTGCGCGTCCTGGTCCGGTGCGCGGCGCTGCCGAATGAGACCTGGGCCGCGTACGCGAGACGGACCGCAGGCCACGGAGAGTACGAGGAGTGGTTCGTAGCCCGGATGCTGGCCGATCCAAGGATACAGAAGGTACTCAGACGGGCGGGTTCCGTTTTCATCATTTCTGATCAATGGCCGGGGCATCATGAACACACCGATGATCGCGCCGCGTGA